The sequence below is a genomic window from Lolium perenne isolate Kyuss_39 chromosome 7, Kyuss_2.0, whole genome shotgun sequence.
GATCTATGGCATTGTGACTGACAGCAAAATTTCAGAGCAGATGCTTGATGTTCATGTACTATATGCTTGTTGTGTGTGCTTTATTTGGCAAGACGCGAGAGCTTAGTAATAGAGTGTATCCTTGCTGTATTTGACAAGAATCATAACTTTAGCAAGGCTAACCATGACCAACCACACAAGACAAATCATGATGAATCAATGTGTGTGGCTGTTCACTAGTCCATCAGCACATAGCAACATAGGTGAATCGACACTTGCTTTGCACAAGAAATAAAAAACATCTCTCCAACACATGAATTAGATAGCATGTAGCACAAATAACAGCACTTGAAACATACCTTGGAGACAAATATTTATACCACCGAAATTGATGACATGATCCACGGCCACCGGAGTGCCTCCCCGCTGCACTTGTGGATATCGCCGATGATGTTCACCACCGCACCTACTCCTCATGTTACCCCTCTGAGGCAGACTCCCGGTATCCCTTCTTCGCTCCCTTTAGCTCCtccttctctaatgagctttgaaCCTGTAAATGAAAAAGGTTTTAGCAGTGTCTATGCACTAGCAAACACCACACAATCAAAACAAAATGAGCACAACTGATGCCTACATCTCTCTGCCTACATACTAGTGCCTAATAAACATCTAGGCACGTAGCTAGCCTTCATTTACTGCATACACAGTACAGCCAACACATGCAATCCAACAGAAAAAATGCATtgctagctaggttcatttagtttCATTGCTACTGCTAGaaaataaaatgaaatgctactgctactgctagaaTGATTTAGTTGCAGGTTGAAGTAGGAAAAAAGAAAATATTTGTACACGCAAGGAACCTTGCTAACTTTGAGCAGTGGTTTAAACCAGTGAAGTTTAAGCATGCCTTTGTTGTGCATAATTTTTTTGACAAGAATCAAAGCTTTAGCAAGGCTAACCATGACATCATCCTATACCCTGTCTATAATGCTCACTGGTTGCTCAAAATTAATGCAGTTTATATGTTAATGCTCACTGGTTTGGTTCAAAATGAATGCTCATGCTCACTggttgctatatatgtgtatatgTTGTACATGGTTCTCTAGAAAGTAGAGCATATAGAAATATAATGGGCATTCTCTAGTTATAAATGATTTCTTTATAAATGATTTGGTCTTTAATTttatttgtacttgccgatgattagaatgttcagtcacctgtacactctggggtggggcgagtgaacctggtgtgacgacacaaatatcaatctcttatgcatcctacttggcttcacttaccccatccctgaatgttaatattcgtttcgaccaacaaagtatgaggcatatgctatcaagttgataccacttggctctttcttctattttagtgccgatgattagaatgtttggtcacctgtacactctggggtggggtgaGCGAACTTGGTGTGATGGgaaaaatatcaatctcttgtgcatcctacatgGATTCGCTAACCCCAtctctgaatgttaatatttgtttggaccaacaaagtatgagacaTATGCTATcaagttgataccacttggctcgttcttctattttagtgccgatgattagaatgtttggtcacatgtacactcgggggtggtgcaagcgagcctggtgtgatggcacaaatatcaatatcttgtgcatcctacctggccttgcttacaccatccctgaatgttaatatttgtttcaaccaacaaagtatgaggcaatcCATttcgttcatactacttgtctcttatttgagttgacacttcttaattgcattagccgatgattagaatgtttggtccccATACACTTTTGGGTGGGGCCAGTAAaccgacacaaatatcaatctcttgtgcatcctacttggcttcgcTGACCCAATccatgaatgttaatatttgttttgaccaaaaaagtatgaggcatatgctatctagttgatactacttggctcgtatttgagttGGACTCGTTTATTTTGGTCTTTCTTCCACTTTAGTACCGATGATTAAATTTtttggtcactacacttgggagcggtgccagtgagcctggtgtgatggcacaaatataaatctcttgtgcatcctacctggcctcattgACAccgtccctaaatgttaatatttgtttcgaccaacaaagtatgaggcatcgcCACAAAcaattcgccgatgattagaatgtttggtcactacacTCGGGGGCGGTGCTAGTGAGCCTCGTGTGATTGcataaatatcaatctcttgtgcatcctagctGGCTTACTAACGCCATCCCGAAATGTTAATACTTGTTtcaaccaacaaagtatgaggcatgctatttagttgatactacttggctCATATTTGAGTTGGAATTATTCGTTTATTTTGGTCTTTCTTCGAGAtagggccgatgattagaatgtttggtcaccgtacactctggggtggcgtaagtgagcctggtaagatagcacaaatatcgatCTCGTGTGAATCGGAGTTGgcttcacttacgccatccctgaatgttaatatttattttgaccagcaatgtatgaggcattgatTTATTATATCCTGGTTGGCACTTATTTGTGTTGGCCTTCTTCGTTCATTTTGGTGTTTCTTCCATTTTAGCCACTACACACTCGGGGCGGTGCAAGCGAgcctggcgggagagaggagggagccgaggaggaaccagatgaagaccccgatgcaagcgagcttggcgggagagaggagggagcagaggaggaaccggatgaagaccatcatcgcggcggtactctatttcatcctagtgtaggcggcggccggtgtcacttcattTGCATCTCGAGATGATGAACTTTgtatggattatgagttgtatggagcttatgtataactcgatcgggctctaaataatgtgatgatgatgtataatgtTACTATATTATATCTATCTAGTATACATGATGTCTATATTATATTTGTATATGCATGTATATCTAAATGTATAAAATCTGTACAAAACCTGTATATGTACAGCAGGCAGTACAAAATCGGGTATACCTATAgattattctgtggcgcaccagaaacAAATTCAATGGCGCACATATTTCTGTGGCCTTTTGGGCCACGTAACATCTTATTCCTGTGGCACACCGTCTCCAGTGCGCCACATAATATCTTAATTCggtggcgcatgggccggtgcaCCACAGaatccttatttttgtggcgaagatTCTGTGACGCATGCCCATGCGCCACGGAATATGATTTTTGGTGCGCCAATAATGAACCTTTTCCTACTAATGTAATCTTCGCGATGGCATGGATAAGGCTAATGGGCCTATAGTCGATGATGTCCTCGGCCCCTCTTTTACTGGCAAGAGAAGTGAGATTAGATAAATAGAAAAGACAAGTGGGGCTGAGCGATCAGCTCCAACAAAATGAAGTGAAAAAAGTGCAAAAGCTGATGATGACCAGGAAAACCAAAAGTCCATCATATCTCACATTCAACAGATGACATCGTTATTTTTTTTGCGAAATTAAATATATTACTCAAATGGAAATATCCTGGTTACAAGCTTGAACTATGACATCTGGACCAGAGTGGTTCGAAACCAGGTTTTGCCTCGACTTGCATCCTAGTTTAGCTAGCAAATGACTAACTTCATTCATATGTCTACTCACATGCTTTACCTGCACTACTCTACTCTGCCTGCAAAGCTTCTTTATATCATTGACTATGGCTGCAACTGACGAATGATTAACGCCTTCTTCCTGAACCATTGACGTTAGGACGAGGCAATCAGATTCCACCAAGAACGGTAGGTTCGTGTGCTACAAGGCTAGTGCAATGCCTTGGTTGCAGGCGATGGCTTCAGCTTCGAGGGGGCTCGCACACATCTCCATATTAGAGCAAGTTGTAACTATAATATGTCCTTTTTCATCTCTAAGGATTATACCCACACCCCCTCTGTTTTCCAGCTAGACTGTCCCATGCGCCATCAACATTTAGTTTCATCCACCCAGGCGGTGGCTTGGTCCATTTTTTCTGATTCTCTGCCCTCCTCTTCAAAGCCGGACTCTCTCTCTTCTTAGATTGCATGTGATCATACATTATGACGCTCTTCCCTTCACAGTATCCGCCACCGGGTTTTGCTTGATCAACAACAAAGAATCAACGTAGCTGCAGAGGAACCTCCTAGATGCCTCCATCGGTGGTGGCTGTTTGTGATGAACCACTTCGTTACGTACATGCCAAATAGCCAAAACGTCATCAGCATCATTAGTCTTTCTTGCTCCGAGGCCATGTCCAGGTTGTGCAACAACCACTCCGGTCCTGTGTTAGAGATCTCGTGCAGCTCCTTTAGAGGCCACACCTCACGCATCCCCTCCCacagctgcttcgccaacggacaCCTGCAAAAAGTATGGTACGTGTCCTCACGTTCCATTCCACATACAACACAAATGTCAGATACTTCCAAGTTCCTTTTCATTTTATTTTCCCAAGTAGCTAGGGAATTTGTCGCCAATCTCCATGCAAAGACTCGTACCTTTGGGGGAGCAGGGCACCCCCACACTGTGTCCCAGACGACACGATTGCCGTCTGGTGCCCTGCTCGCTGCGCACGACGAAGTGCGATGAGTTGATTTCCATGCAAGTCTGTATGCACTCTTGACGGAGAATATGCCTCTAGCGTCCGGTCCCCATGCGAGCACATCGCCATCGTGGCTTGTAGAGGgcttgattttcactatttcttcCACATCTAGCTCAAGAAAATACTTGcgcaaaagctccatgttgcacgTGCCCTCCTCCGAAATGAAATCAACAACTCGCCTGAGTCTGCACTTTCCTTGCTTCGATATCGGACGATATGAGAATGGTCGCTGCAGCCAAGGATCCCGCCATGCTCGGATTTGGCTTCCATTGCCCACCCTCCACACCAGCTCCTTCTTGAGAAGCTCGAGACCGTACTATATAGCTTGCCAAGATGAGGAAGCATTACCTGCAAAAACAGTGTCCTCCAGACATCGTTATTACTCTATAATTGTATCTCGTCCATCCATACACAATAAACTAATAAGGATTGTGAATAGGGAGTGAAAACAGAATGGATACTTTTAGACTGTCTGACTGACTCGAAGCTTGGTTTAGAGAAACCAACACGAGTCTATTCTGAATGAAGGTAAAAATGAGTCGAACCACCGGTATTTAGCAGAAAGTTCAACTAAATACGGTGGACCCACTATGTAAAACCTCAATCCAAGCAGGGCCTAATGCGAGACTTAGAGGTGTTTTTTTTAGTTCCGAGAACACTTACGGGAAGCGAGGTGGAATCAATTGGTTGGTTCAAATCTTGCACTATTCCGTGGTTAATCTCATAAGTGAGATTCCGTAAAAAACAATCTGTAGATATAGCATTGTTGGAGAGAAACAAGGTATTCTCTACTATTTGTGTTTAAATATAAGTGTGACACATAGGATAGGGGTAGAGGAAAGGATGAGCGACACTCGTCGGTATCCAACTATAAGGCTTTTTCAAGAATTTATTTCCTTCGTTCCCTTCATGAAAAAAGACAGGGATGTGACAAGGATGTGTTTTGCTAAAACAGTGTCAATTCTGACAGTTTCTATCCAAGTTTGGTAAGATTTTGGACTAAGTTCATGAGCAAAGTATTTAAAAAAGTAGATACATTTAAGATGTATCAGATACCCTAAGCTTAGCTCGTTGTTTGTCTTTAAGAAACTCAAAATAGTGGAGGAGAagcgataaaagacttccacaagAACTTACCTTAATTCCTGAATGAGAAGTAAACAATATCAAGTAATCATTATATAACGATTATAAAAAAATCATAAAGCACTAATAGCGTAGTGTTCAAGATTTTATATGAGTTACAAAATGGTTATGACTGAGTAACGATATTTGGTAAAGATTAAAAGTATAGCATTGTCAAAAAAGTTATATTTGCATCTCTATCTCTTTTTCTTGTCAAAGTTACTCGAAGAGGTCTTACAACCGTTCTTCACAATATTCTTCTAATATAATACTCATTATGTTGGTTGCAAACTAAATACACTGGGTAATGCTGCTTCATTCTAGTCCCTCAATGTTTGAACACTTAGCATAGAAAGCGACATGTATATGTTTACTAACAGTTGACAACATGATAGAAGGAAATATGACCTtttttttgcttaaaagcttatatGCGAGCTCCAGGAGAATTTTTATTTGTATCTAAGCCTTAGGTGTTGCCTATATGATAATAGTAAGCTTGATAATATTATTCGGTTGAGGTGTATCATTGTCCCTTTCTGCGAGTAGTCAGACCACTTTATTTACATCATCATGTCTACACCGATGGCACGTCCAATCTCCAAGGAGAATGACAATTAGCTGAATTTGTTCTTAATTGAAAATGTCCATTACGTAAGCGTGGCTTAGGTTAACGGCCCAAGCCAAGCCAATACGGTTCTCAAGTTTACAATGATCTACATGTAAAGCTCATATATAGAGTGAAGAATTTCATTTATTAGTCAAGATTAAACAGCTCAagggttttattttattttccagGTCATGGGCTCAAGGGTTCGTAATTTGTAATCTAGTCTAAATAACCGATTTGATCTCCGATCAAGACATGGGTGTCACGCCCCAGGAGAGACGATATAATCTCCCGAGGGCGACCCATGATGCATAAGTGGTGAGAAACCCTAGCATCAGCATCGTCAGACTTGCCATCCTGATACCATGTAGCCAACTATTACAAATTGCCACTTGTAGGAAACTGTATATCTGTAGCGTATATTCCATGCGCCATAGAACTCACACACTAAATTTTATTTTTGTAGGGCATATctatatgcgccacagaattatcaAATTTTGATATGCTCCACAGAATTTTATTAAAAAATAAAAGAATCGAGAATAATAAAAATGAAATAATCTAGAAAAAACTAAATATTTGAATTCTTTGAATATCTAGTAAGGGTGCGAACATATCTCAAATCATCCTCAAATTGCTCCAACGTAAGTACGCTTAACTTTTAAGTTCTATTTAATTGATCTACCCTTATGCAACTGTAGTTCTTATTGATATTAGTATCATATAAACCCTCTTAAGCCAAGAATTTCAAAAgaaaaattcaaaattttaaaaaatccaaagaattgaaaaaaattcaaaaatgtaattttaaaaaatgaaataatttaagaattcaaaaaaataacttttttaaaaaactaaaattttcaaaaatatcAGAAAAAATCTTAAAGTTCAAAAattagaaaaatcaaaaaaattaaaatttcaaaaaatcttaaatttgaaaattcaaaaatatcaaAAGAATATAGAAATTAAAAAATATTCAAGAaaatagaaaatttaaaaaaactaATATAAAACATATAAAAATCCTGGAAGTTCAAAAATTGGAAATGATTTTAAAAAttctaaaattttaaaaaatctaaaattttaaaaaatctaaAATTTAAAAATCCAAACAAAAAATTATTTGGCGCATACAAAAATACACATTTGTGTGGCGCATATCAATATGCGCCATAGAAATGTGTATTTGTGTGGCGCATATatcaatatgcgccacagaaagtctcaATTTTGTGGTGCATATTTTTTTAATGTGTCGCAGAATTCCAACAATTCTATGGAGCATTTGTTTTATGCGCCACAAAAGTACTTTTATGGAGCACGTGTTTTTAAATGCGCCACATAATCTATATTTATCTATACGCATTTTTCTAGTAGTGTATGAACTAATGAAAAGGGGCGAAATAATATATTAACATTTTACATGTGTGTAAAGCACGTCTTCAAGATTAGCAAATCACTAGGTGGCCAAGACTCAAGGGGCCCTTTAAAACTACAAGATGAATCTAAAAGAGGCCAATAAAAACAGATCTGAGAATAAAGGAGGAAACACTACTTCATCTCTGTGGGCACGGCTAAGAAGAGAAAACAATAGGCAAGAACAAAGCCGATTCACAGACGAACTGGATTTGCAGAACGAAAAACTCATAGGCAAAGTTGAATCCCCACTGGTGAAATAGTTGTTGACCTTAACCAAACCCAGGATAGAGAGTCATCATGGATAGCACCGGCCAGCGCCACCGGCACAGACGGAGTAGAAGGCGCAGTCTTCTACTGATCTGCAAGCGTAGCGACCAAATGGGAGAGATGAGGAAGAGAGAACGGTGAGGGCGAAGCGGAAGCGGCAGGGGAAAAGTGAGATGGATGGTGCTGAAAAGCTGGTGAGGCACAGCAATAAACGTCTTGGACACGCACAAACGTAGCTCCATCGTGGGCTACTGGCGAGACGACAGCGAGCACGAGCGCACCCAAGACCGAGGCAGCGGCACGTGAAAAGCCCAACCTACCCCTGCGAGAGAAGATATTCTCCACAACTGCACCGCATCGACCCATATGCAGTAGGCACGCGTGACTCACCCAAAATTCACCCAGGCGACAGACATGATGGGCCAGGCCAACAGAGGACCCCGCGTGCAGCCACAGGGCGGGTAATGATTCGCTGTTCCATGGCTTTATCTAGAAATAGGAGCAAATGGGAGGACGTCCACACATCCCCAGGCCCACCACGCCCACTGACCCTTGCGACTCAGGCTCAACCCACTCAAACGCCACCCTACATGACTGACAGATTGGACCGGCCGAATGCGGGTCCCATGCGCAGCCACATGCGGGTAAACCATCGCTGTTCCATGTCTTGATTTTAAGGGAACAAATGGAAGGCCACGCTCACCAATGACCAGGTCCAGAATAGACGCTTCAGATGCAGTAGATGGGAAGATCTGATGGTCCAGAATCAGTGATCGCTGTGAGAGCCCCATAGAGGTGCagcaattatacctttagattaaATCACTAGGTGGCCAAGACTCTAGGGGCGTTAGGGAACAAGATGTGGCGGTAGAATCCTGATGCCATTGAACCACACATACGTTAGACAACGATTAGAAACCAGACACACCATGGTGTATCAAACTGTAGCACACACGAACACAGTCGCCTCTCTCTCTCGTGGGTGTGCCACTGCCCGGAGCCTGATCTGAGAGGCGATTCCGATCTGGGTTTGCTAGACATCACGCCACCTTCTCATGATGGAAGACATGTAATTTCAGTTTTTTAGAACACATGTAACTGTAGGTAACTGTCGTGTACCAGGTCTATGCCATGTACTGAGCTCAGCCAAGGTCTACCAAGAGGACCAAGCCCGGCCCAAACCTGGGTGTGTTCAGTGTATTGGGAGATGTCCCTATGTAATGTGAAGTTGGGTGAGTCTAGGGTTATCAATGATGATTAGCGTGTAACGCTTGTATTCTTCGCCTACATGGTGCTTCTCTCTCCCCCTTTGAACTCGAGTTTCTAGTCTAGATATGTGTATATGTGGTTGTATCCATGCTCTCTAGCTATTTGGtacagtaacatcatatcataacATTTTCCTTGATAGGGGATTCATCTCGATGATACAACTTATTGTCAACTTGTACTTAGATTACAAAACCATGTACCTAATTAGTACATCCACCTGGTCCACCATAATAGACATGCATGCCATCATTGTCCTGCCCGAATTTATCAACTGTGTAACATGTCATCTTGCTACTGCTTGCAATGGTCTTTGCGCTATTCGGTGTAACATACATGTTATTCCCATCCACAATTTTAATATCTCTCACAAAAGCTGCTTTCCCATAACCCTCCGAAGCATAATGCCCACTACCCATTTCAGGAAAATATGACTGAACTGTTGGGCCACTAAGATGTCCACCCCAAAATGCTATATTCGATTTATCCTTCAAGTGGTTGAAGATTGAAGCCGGCCAGTATCCAACTGGGGTCTTGTTCTTACCATATGCTAACCACCAGTTTGCGGTCTTTGGGTCCTATAACACATTAAAGATGATATATGATGGTCATGTAATATTAAGTGCACAAAATGGCAATGCCATATTACACCAAAATATCACTAATATCTATGTTTCATATTGTTTCTATAGTTCAGCTGACAATTCCAATCAATATGCAACCTCCTTTCAGAAATAAGTGACTCAACTTTATCTTGATAAAGATGTATCTACATTCTAAAATGCATCCAGATACATTCGTATCTAGAAATAGTTGAGGCCCTTATTTCCGGTCAGAGGAAGTAGGATAATAGAAGATATAATAGAATAAACTAAATGGGGTCAATCAACATTAGTGACAGGGGTTATTTATAGTATGTGTAAATTGATAATTCAAATACTTCATAGGAGCAACCTTTCTTAATTTTTTGTTCCATATATTTTATCTACTATTGATGGACTAGGGAAAACAATGTATTATTGCTCCAATTACTAGATTTGAATACATAATCTCTTGTAACATTAGAAAATCCTGACATGGATGCAAATTAGTTGCGCATGTACATGACCCACATTGCATGAACGTAAATTAGTCATACGTTATTTAATCTTATAAAAATACCTTAAACAAATGAACATGTATTTCATATTGAGCGCCATTATAGGTAGAAACTGGATGTATCCTTCCTCCAAGGACAACGCTCGGACTAACTTGCACAAAACCAGGACATCGGTGATCCCAACAAGCATTGTTGTCCTTACCATACTGACACAAAAATATACTAGTTAAAGAAGCTTATACTTCCATAGTGATAATGCATAACATTTGGGGTTGAGGTTGCTTATCCTTACCCAAGTAGTGTGAAATCTAGCAAAATCATCACCATGCAAGCTTGGCCACACCTACAAGGTGTGATAGGACATTACCAACTCCGAGAAATCCCGTGAAATGTGTGCACTAGTTTGGAATGATATGAAAAATACAAGCATAGTGTTTCTATTACTTCAAATGTAACTAACATATGATGTTCATGTATTGTTAGCTAGATATATTTCCTTATGTAAAATATTTAAAATCATATACGAGCATTTATATTATAAGTAATTCCTTGGATGAATGTTTAAATTTTTGAAGTTTTCAACTATTTCTAAGCATGGTTAGAATTAAGTTGATTGTACTTACAACAGATCCAGCAGCTATTGTTTCATAATAGCTCGTGTTCTCGTTATTTGACATCTCAACCCATGATGCACTAAAATCTGCAgttttttctttcacttttggctCATAAACATTGATGGAAACATGAGATCCGTATATATCATCTACGATTTTGATACCTGCGAGCTACAACAAACAAATAAATATTAATTATTAGGGACAGTAAAGAGTAACCATATAACCACGAGGATAGTGGAACAAATGGATTTAAATTGTTCAAATAGCCATCATGTTGCTATAAAAAAATCATGGGTTTTTATTATTAAGTGCAAAATTTAAAAGGAAAAAATATGTCAATGTTACTTTCTTGTATGATGATTATAATTATTGATATTTCGTATGATAGGAAAGTGGATTTGAACCTATTATAGATGTTGGAAATTGACATGATCCTACCTGGTTGGATCAAGCAATTAAGTGTGTGAAATGTTCATCTTTCAATAAATGGTATCTACTTAGTAACCACATGAGATTGCATACATTGTTGATTATCAGAAAATAGTTTGGTCCATGGCACGTTTTCGTAAGCATGTTCCATGGATAGTTGAAGCCACAAAAATGGATAAGGTAAACATTACCTGGTGTAAAttttagcttcctaaacctatttATAGTGGGTATTGGAACTTACATATGTGGATTCCACAATGTGTTCCACTATATATAACATATTAACTAGAGACATGATAAATATAAGGTTACAAATTTTGTTCACCACACATTTAGTACATATCAGTTATTTGTACAAATATATTGTGTGACACTAGTGACTAAATTAGCTACTCAatttagtatatatatatatatatatatgtgtgtgtgtgtgtgtcaagTATGTCATTGTTTGAAGAAACTTTGAATATTGTATTCATGAAAAATGTTTTTTTCTCTCGCAAAGACTATGCCGAAGTACTCTTTTCAAAGCTTGGAGTAAGATTCCATCCGGAAGTGAGTCTGTCCAAACTAGTTTGCCCTACTTTGGGTAAAATACATTCAGATGACAAATCCATTATGTTTTGATAACTTCAGTGGAACATCGAGTATTAGGACTATATAATTAAACACTCAATAACATTGGACACATAAGGGTAAAATGTGTACTCAATTGATGCTCAACTGTTGCTAATATATTATAACGTACCTCTCCTTTACCAGCATTATCCATCGGGTGATAATTTGAAATCTCTATTTTACCATCTTTTCTA
It includes:
- the LOC127321604 gene encoding protein neprosin-like encodes the protein MLTFRANIVIILLLCVSLALGEIRSDDHAIETIKTEDADVFKCIDINQQPALDHPLLKNHEIQMKPSSYPSELHSWALTEATNSMAQLPFVACPEGSIPILQDRKDGKIEISNYHPMDNAGKGELAGIKIVDDIYGSHVSINVYEPKVKEKTADFSASWVEMSNNENTSYYETIAAGSVVWPSLHGDDFARFHTTWYGKDNNACWDHRCPGFVQVSPSVVLGGRIHPVSTYNGAQYEIHVHLFKDPKTANWWLAYGKNKTPVGYWPASIFNHLKDKSNIAFWGGHLSGPTVQSYFPEMGSGHYASEGYGKAAFVRDIKIVDGNNMYVTPNSAKTIASSSKMTCYTVDKFGQDNDGMHVYYGGPGGCTN